In a genomic window of Mycolicibacterium neoaurum VKM Ac-1815D:
- the cbiE gene encoding precorrin-6y C5,15-methyltransferase (decarboxylating) subunit CbiE produces the protein MSARIVVVGIGADGMAGLSPASTAELRRATVVFGSGRQLDMLDSSIGAQRRQWPSPLLDALPTMFDGLGIVHVIASGDPMLHGIGATLIRVFGTDAVRVLPHVSSVTLACARLGWPAHETEVISLVTADPVTAVRRGGQAVVLSRDAGTPAALARLLTESGRGDSEFTVLENLGGADERITRSTAGTFCTRVGDLNVIAVRYLPDVRRAHALPDESFAHDGQITKQSIRAVTLATLGPRPGELLWDVGSGSGSVAVEWCRSSPGCRAVSFERDADRRNRIAMNARAFGVRIDVRSAAPEPFGDVAPPAAVFVGGGVTQPGLIEACVDRLPRQGRLVVNAVTVESEAALAQWYAQKGGELRRFQHYQGGPVGGFTAWRPALPVTQWAWVKP, from the coding sequence ATGAGCGCGCGCATCGTGGTGGTCGGCATCGGTGCCGATGGCATGGCCGGGCTCTCGCCCGCATCGACGGCCGAGTTGCGCAGGGCCACAGTCGTTTTCGGATCCGGACGGCAGCTCGATATGTTGGATTCGAGCATCGGCGCCCAGCGCAGGCAGTGGCCCTCGCCCCTGTTGGACGCGTTGCCCACGATGTTCGACGGTCTGGGCATCGTGCACGTGATCGCCTCGGGTGACCCGATGCTGCACGGCATCGGGGCGACGTTGATCCGGGTGTTCGGCACCGATGCCGTCCGGGTTCTGCCCCACGTGTCGTCGGTGACGCTGGCCTGCGCCCGGCTCGGCTGGCCTGCGCACGAGACCGAGGTGATCAGTCTGGTCACCGCAGACCCGGTGACCGCGGTGCGCCGGGGTGGTCAGGCAGTGGTGCTCAGCCGCGACGCAGGCACACCCGCCGCACTGGCCCGGTTGTTGACCGAATCCGGCCGCGGCGACTCCGAATTCACCGTGCTGGAAAATCTCGGTGGCGCGGACGAACGCATCACCCGGAGCACGGCGGGCACCTTCTGCACGCGGGTCGGCGACCTCAATGTGATCGCCGTGCGTTACCTACCCGATGTGCGGCGCGCACACGCGCTGCCCGATGAATCGTTCGCCCACGATGGGCAGATCACCAAGCAGTCCATCCGGGCGGTCACGCTGGCCACGCTCGGGCCGCGGCCCGGTGAGCTGCTCTGGGACGTGGGGTCGGGATCGGGTAGCGTCGCGGTCGAATGGTGCCGCAGCTCGCCGGGGTGCCGGGCGGTGTCCTTCGAACGAGATGCCGACCGCCGCAACCGGATCGCGATGAACGCCCGCGCATTCGGGGTCCGGATCGATGTGCGGTCCGCGGCTCCGGAGCCCTTCGGCGACGTGGCGCCCCCGGCGGCGGTCTTCGTCGGCGGCGGCGTGACGCAGCCCGGGCTCATCGAGGCGTGTGTCGACCGATTACCGCGCCAGGGCAGGCTGGTGGTCAATGCCGTCACGGTGGAGTCCGAAGCGGCACTGGCACAGTGGTACGCACAGAAGGGTGGCGAGTTGCGACGTTTTCAGCACTATCAGGGCGGGCCGGTGGGCGGGTTCACCGCATGGCGCCCGGCGCTGCCGGTCACCCAGTGGGCGTGGGTGAAACCGTGA
- the cobM gene encoding precorrin-4 C(11)-methyltransferase → MTVYFIGAGPGAADLITVRGQRLLGQSPVCLYAGSIMPPDLLAFCPAGARVIDTGPLTLDQIIDEIAAADGAGHDVARLHSGDPSLYSAMAEQCRRLDALGIGYEVVPGVPAFAAAAAALGRELTVPGVAQTVTLSRVATLSTAMPEGESLAALSAPGATLVLHLAAAQAEAIVAELTGPGAGYTAETPCAVVAYASWPAEQVVRCELGELAEELRAAGITKTAVIIVGDVLGAQGFTDSYLYSTGRRRGSRH, encoded by the coding sequence GTGACTGTGTACTTCATCGGGGCCGGCCCTGGGGCGGCCGACCTGATCACCGTGCGCGGGCAGCGACTGCTCGGCCAGAGCCCGGTATGCCTGTATGCCGGCTCGATCATGCCGCCGGACCTGCTGGCGTTCTGCCCCGCGGGTGCGCGGGTGATCGACACCGGGCCGTTGACGCTGGACCAGATCATCGACGAGATCGCCGCCGCCGACGGCGCCGGCCACGATGTGGCCCGGCTGCATTCTGGCGATCCGTCGCTGTACTCGGCCATGGCCGAACAGTGCCGCAGACTGGATGCGCTCGGCATCGGCTACGAGGTCGTGCCGGGGGTGCCCGCGTTCGCTGCCGCCGCCGCGGCGCTCGGGCGGGAGTTGACGGTGCCCGGGGTGGCGCAGACGGTCACCTTGAGCCGGGTCGCCACGCTGTCGACCGCCATGCCCGAGGGTGAGTCGCTGGCCGCGCTGTCGGCGCCCGGTGCCACCCTGGTGCTCCATCTGGCCGCCGCCCAGGCCGAGGCCATCGTCGCCGAGCTCACCGGCCCCGGTGCCGGGTACACCGCCGAAACGCCATGTGCGGTGGTGGCATACGCCAGCTGGCCGGCCGAGCAGGTGGTGCGTTGCGAGCTCGGGGAGTTGGCCGAGGAGTTGCGTGCGGCAGGCATCACCAAGACCGCGGTGATCATCGTCGGAGATGTCCTCGGTGCGCAGGGGTTCACCGACAGCTACCTGTACTCGACGGGGCGGCGGCGGGGGAGTCGGCACTAG
- a CDS encoding cobalt-precorrin-6A reductase yields the protein MRVLLLGGTGEARDLAARLHPGITVISSLAGRVPDPALPVGEVRIGGFGGADGLADWLTANAITAVVDATHPFAATITANAARAAARVGVPHVVLARPAWPHGDAIVVPTDTAAAQTVSSHGYRRVFLTTGRSGTAAFRGVDAWFLIRAVTPPEPELLPDRHLLVLSRGPYHLADELKLLRDNGIDALVTKNSGGAMTQAKLDAAGQEGVPVIMVDRPALPDGVASVHTVDAAVDWVRSRR from the coding sequence GTGCGGGTTCTGTTGCTCGGTGGGACCGGGGAGGCCAGGGACCTGGCTGCGCGACTGCATCCCGGGATCACGGTCATCAGCTCGTTGGCCGGCCGGGTGCCCGACCCCGCGTTACCGGTGGGCGAGGTGCGCATCGGCGGATTCGGCGGTGCGGACGGATTGGCCGATTGGCTGACCGCCAACGCCATCACCGCCGTCGTGGACGCCACCCATCCGTTCGCGGCCACCATCACCGCGAATGCCGCGCGCGCCGCGGCACGGGTGGGTGTGCCGCATGTGGTCCTGGCCCGCCCCGCGTGGCCGCACGGTGATGCCATCGTCGTGCCCACCGACACCGCGGCGGCGCAGACGGTGTCCTCGCACGGATACCGGCGGGTGTTCCTCACCACCGGACGGTCGGGGACCGCAGCGTTCCGCGGCGTCGACGCGTGGTTCCTGATCCGCGCGGTCACCCCGCCCGAACCCGAGCTGCTCCCGGACCGGCACCTGCTGGTGCTATCGCGCGGGCCCTACCATCTCGCCGATGAACTGAAGCTTTTGCGCGACAACGGGATCGACGCATTGGTCACCAAGAACAGCGGCGGTGCGATGACGCAGGCCAAACTCGATGCCGCCGGGCAGGAGGGAGTGCCGGTGATCATGGTGGACCGACCGGCCCTGCCCGACGGGGTGGCCAGTGTGCACACCGTCGACGCGGCGGTCGACTGGGTGCGGAGCCGGCGCTAG
- a CDS encoding phosphotransferase family protein has protein sequence MIPRTPDDVTADWLTGVLGTPVDSVDISPIGTGQTGATYRVQLGYADAAELPATFAVKLSAQDDAVRDRVALGYRSEHAFYTGIADRVRVPVPRHYHCEIGPDGGDFVLLLADLAPAEQGDQIAGCSAAEAILGVRALAGLHAPTWCNPELTGLPGIPMPKPDDAMAAGMGDIATMAAEATLERLGDRMTADDRATMAAALSMVTPWLLTEPHRFGLLHGDYRLDNMLFDPARTTVTIVDWQTLAVGLPARDLAYFTGTSLDPEVRAASEQDLVAEYHAALTGLGVTEYDVETCWRDYRLGMLQAPLIIAFGVAFATTTDRGDEMMLAMAQRSCRAIRELDTLELI, from the coding sequence GTGATCCCGCGTACTCCCGATGACGTGACGGCGGACTGGCTGACCGGTGTGCTCGGCACCCCCGTCGACAGTGTCGACATCAGCCCGATCGGTACGGGCCAGACCGGTGCGACCTACCGCGTGCAACTGGGCTACGCCGATGCCGCCGAGCTGCCGGCCACCTTTGCCGTCAAGTTGTCCGCACAGGACGATGCCGTCCGCGATCGGGTGGCCCTTGGCTATCGATCCGAGCACGCGTTCTACACCGGGATCGCCGACCGGGTGCGGGTGCCGGTCCCGCGCCACTACCACTGCGAAATCGGCCCCGACGGCGGCGATTTCGTCCTCCTGCTGGCGGACCTGGCACCGGCAGAACAGGGCGACCAGATCGCCGGCTGCAGCGCGGCCGAGGCCATACTGGGGGTGCGCGCGCTGGCCGGCCTGCACGCACCGACCTGGTGCAATCCCGAGCTGACGGGGTTGCCAGGAATCCCGATGCCCAAGCCCGACGACGCGATGGCCGCGGGTATGGGCGATATCGCCACGATGGCCGCCGAGGCCACCCTGGAACGGCTCGGGGACCGGATGACCGCCGATGATCGCGCCACCATGGCGGCGGCGCTGTCGATGGTGACGCCGTGGCTGCTGACCGAACCGCACAGGTTCGGGTTGTTGCACGGCGACTACCGGCTGGACAACATGCTCTTCGACCCCGCCCGCACGACCGTCACGATCGTCGACTGGCAGACCCTCGCGGTGGGACTGCCCGCCCGCGATCTGGCGTACTTCACCGGAACCAGCCTGGATCCCGAGGTGCGCGCGGCGTCCGAGCAGGATCTGGTCGCCGAATACCACGCCGCACTGACCGGGCTCGGGGTGACCGAGTACGACGTCGAAACCTGTTGGCGTGATTACCGTCTGGGCATGCTGCAGGCACCGCTGATCATCGCGTTCGGGGTCGCCTTCGCCACGACCACCGACCGCGGCGACGAGATGATGCTGGCCATGGCCCAGCGGTCCTGCCGCGCCATCCGCGAACTGGACACCCTGGAGCTGATCTAG
- a CDS encoding precorrin-2 C(20)-methyltransferase — translation MSQGTLYGVGLGPGDPELVTVKAARVIGEADVVAYHSARHGRSIARRIAEPYLRAGQIEEHLVYPVTTETTEHPGGYDGAMEDFYAESAERIATHLRAGRDVALLAEGDPLFYSSYMHMHTRLTEQFRAVIVPGVTSVSAASAANGMPLVQGDEVLTILPGTLPGAELARRLADTDAAVIMKLGKSYPEVRQALSETGRLERAFYVERASTDQERVLAAADVDADSVPYFSIVMLPGEAAVARSGGSVAVVGLGPGDLDWITPQARRELAAATDLIGYFPYLDRVGVRTGQTRHASDNTDEPARARLACELASQGRSVVVVSSGDPGVFAMATAVLEEAVHWPDVPVRVIPAMTAANAVASRVGAPLGHDYAVISLSDRLKPWDIIAKRISAAAAADLAIAVYNPASKTRTWQVGAMRDLLLEHRSPDTPVVIGRDVAGPQENVRVVTLGELNPDEVDMRCLLIIGSSQTRVHGDIVFTPRTYPELTSAEHR, via the coding sequence ATGAGTCAAGGAACGCTCTACGGTGTGGGGTTGGGTCCCGGTGACCCCGAGCTGGTGACGGTCAAGGCGGCCCGGGTGATCGGCGAGGCCGACGTGGTGGCCTATCACAGCGCCAGGCACGGCCGCAGTATCGCGCGCCGGATCGCCGAGCCCTATCTGCGTGCGGGGCAGATCGAAGAACACCTGGTGTATCCGGTGACCACCGAGACCACCGAGCATCCCGGTGGCTACGACGGCGCCATGGAGGACTTCTACGCCGAGTCGGCCGAGCGTATCGCCACTCATCTGCGGGCGGGTCGCGATGTCGCCCTGCTTGCCGAGGGCGATCCGCTGTTCTACAGCTCCTACATGCACATGCACACCCGGTTGACCGAACAGTTCCGTGCCGTGATCGTGCCCGGTGTCACCTCGGTCAGCGCGGCCTCGGCCGCCAACGGTATGCCGCTGGTGCAGGGCGACGAGGTGTTGACCATCCTGCCGGGAACCCTGCCGGGCGCCGAGCTGGCCCGTCGGCTGGCCGATACCGACGCCGCGGTGATCATGAAGTTGGGCAAGTCCTATCCCGAAGTGCGGCAGGCACTCTCGGAGACCGGACGACTCGAGCGGGCCTTCTATGTGGAGCGTGCCAGCACCGACCAGGAGCGGGTGCTCGCCGCCGCCGATGTCGACGCGGACTCGGTGCCCTATTTCTCCATCGTGATGCTCCCCGGCGAGGCGGCGGTGGCGCGCAGCGGCGGCAGCGTGGCGGTGGTGGGACTCGGTCCCGGCGACCTGGACTGGATCACTCCGCAGGCGCGCCGCGAGCTGGCCGCGGCCACCGACCTGATCGGCTACTTCCCGTATCTGGACCGGGTCGGTGTGCGCACCGGACAGACCCGCCACGCCAGCGACAACACCGACGAGCCCGCACGGGCTCGGCTGGCCTGTGAGCTCGCCAGCCAGGGCCGCTCGGTGGTCGTGGTGTCCTCGGGAGACCCCGGCGTCTTCGCGATGGCCACCGCGGTCCTGGAAGAGGCCGTGCACTGGCCCGACGTCCCGGTCCGGGTGATCCCGGCGATGACCGCGGCCAATGCGGTGGCCAGCCGCGTCGGTGCGCCGCTCGGACACGACTATGCCGTGATCTCGTTGTCCGACCGGCTCAAGCCGTGGGACATCATCGCCAAACGGATCAGCGCGGCCGCCGCCGCCGATCTGGCCATCGCGGTGTACAACCCGGCGTCGAAGACGCGGACGTGGCAGGTCGGCGCCATGCGAGATCTTCTGCTCGAGCACCGATCCCCCGACACGCCCGTGGTGATCGGACGGGATGTGGCCGGACCGCAGGAAAACGTGCGGGTGGTGACACTCGGGGAGTTGAACCCCGACGAGGTCGACATGCGGTGCCTGCTGATCATCGGATCCTCGCAGACCCGGGTGCACGGTGACATCGTGTTCACCCCGCGCACCTACCCGGAGCTGACCTCGGCCGAGCATCGTTGA